A section of the bacterium genome encodes:
- a CDS encoding glucose 1-dehydrogenase gives MIAVITGGAQGIGKAMARRFLLDGYGVVIADTDEEAGHETAAEYAALGPIRYLPANVASEAEVIRLVTATLAAFNGVNVLINNAAISCNRPVEQLSLSDWERVIGVNLTGPFLCAKHFAPALRRSHGSIINIASTRALMSEPGTEAYSATKGGLVALTHALAASLAPDIRVNGISPGWIETGLWRKASTRTTPVHSEADQSQHWVGRVGQPDDIASLAAYLASDASGFITGTNMVADGGMTHKMIYV, from the coding sequence ATGATAGCCGTCATTACCGGTGGGGCGCAGGGGATTGGCAAAGCCATGGCCCGGCGGTTCCTGTTGGATGGGTATGGGGTGGTGATTGCCGATACGGATGAGGAGGCCGGGCATGAAACCGCGGCGGAGTATGCGGCGTTGGGTCCCATCCGTTACCTCCCTGCCAATGTGGCGTCAGAGGCGGAGGTCATCCGGCTCGTCACCGCCACCTTGGCCGCCTTTAACGGGGTCAACGTGTTAATCAATAATGCCGCGATTTCCTGCAACCGGCCCGTGGAGCAACTCAGCCTGTCCGATTGGGAGCGCGTCATCGGGGTGAATCTCACCGGTCCGTTTCTTTGTGCCAAACACTTTGCCCCCGCCTTGCGCCGGAGTCACGGCTCCATCATCAATATCGCCTCCACCCGTGCGTTGATGTCCGAACCCGGGACCGAGGCCTACTCGGCCACCAAGGGCGGGCTGGTGGCCTTGACCCATGCGCTGGCCGCCAGTCTGGCCCCGGATATCCGGGTGAATGGCATCAGCCCCGGCTGGATAGAGACGGGCCTCTGGCGCAAGGCGAGTACCCGCACCACGCCGGTCCATAGTGAGGCGGACCAGTCTCAGCATTGGGTGGGACGCGTGGGACAGCCGGACGACATTGCCAGCCTGGCCGCCTATCTGGCGTCCGACGCCAGTGGCTTTATCACGGGCACCAATATGGTGGCCGACGGGGGCATGACGCACAAAATGATTTATGTATGA
- a CDS encoding acylphosphatase encodes MNHLSMRVEGIVQGVGFRWAVRAKANQLGVCGFARNEEDDSVTIEAEADEATLDCFKAWCEQGPVTARVDRLTAVPGKVRGYAGFEIR; translated from the coding sequence ATGAACCATCTCTCCATGCGGGTGGAAGGAATCGTGCAGGGGGTCGGGTTCCGCTGGGCAGTCCGGGCGAAGGCCAATCAGTTAGGGGTCTGCGGGTTTGCCAGGAATGAGGAGGATGACTCCGTGACCATTGAGGCCGAGGCGGATGAGGCCACCCTGGACTGCTTCAAGGCCTGGTGCGAGCAGGGGCCGGTCACCGCGCGCGTCGATCGCCTGACTGCTGTGCCGGGCAAGGTCAGAGGCTATGCTGGCTTCGAAATTCGGTAG
- the nhaD gene encoding sodium:proton antiporter NhaD gives MITALIIVFVGAYAAIALEHPLKVNKTASALIGAGLLWTLYALMSGDHHGVADNLNESVAATAQIVFFLMGAMTIVEVIDAHNGFYVITSRIKTTQLTSLLWLVGLVSFFLSSILDNLTTTIVMISLMKRLLDRHEDRLLFAGLIVIAANAGGAWTPIGDVTTTMLWIGGQITSLNIMKGVFLPSFACLMAPLVFLSVSLRGRAVVAPESNGTSPLANTTPFERAFIFSLGIGILVAVPLFKSVTHLPPFMGILFGLGILWLAGELLHRDKEDEFKEPLTLVAALKRIDLSCIIFFVGILLAVAALEHTHILAALATWLDRVVGRQDLIVILIGLASAVIDNVPLVAASMGMYDLATYPPDSFLWGFMSYCAGTGGSILIIGSAAGVAAMGMEKIHFFWYAKKIGSLAALGYLAGIAVYLLQYHLLH, from the coding sequence ATGATTACCGCCTTGATCATCGTTTTTGTCGGCGCCTATGCCGCCATCGCCCTTGAGCATCCGCTCAAGGTCAATAAAACCGCCTCCGCCCTCATCGGGGCCGGCCTCCTCTGGACACTGTATGCCCTGATGAGCGGGGATCATCACGGGGTAGCGGACAATTTAAATGAATCCGTGGCGGCCACCGCCCAGATCGTCTTCTTCCTGATGGGGGCCATGACGATTGTCGAGGTGATCGATGCCCATAACGGGTTTTATGTCATCACCTCGCGAATCAAGACCACCCAACTGACCTCGCTGCTCTGGCTGGTGGGGTTGGTCAGTTTTTTCCTGAGCTCGATTCTGGATAACCTGACGACCACCATCGTCATGATCTCCCTCATGAAACGGTTGCTGGACCGGCATGAGGACCGCCTCCTTTTTGCCGGCCTCATTGTCATTGCCGCCAATGCCGGTGGCGCGTGGACGCCGATCGGGGATGTCACCACCACCATGCTGTGGATCGGCGGCCAGATTACCTCGCTCAATATCATGAAAGGGGTCTTTCTCCCCTCCTTCGCCTGCCTGATGGCGCCCTTGGTGTTCCTGAGCGTTTCACTGCGCGGCCGTGCGGTCGTGGCCCCGGAAAGCAACGGCACCAGCCCCCTTGCAAACACCACCCCCTTTGAACGGGCCTTCATTTTTTCCCTGGGGATCGGCATCCTGGTCGCAGTGCCCCTTTTCAAGTCGGTCACCCATCTCCCCCCGTTCATGGGGATTCTTTTTGGCCTGGGGATCCTCTGGCTGGCGGGCGAGCTGCTGCACCGTGACAAGGAAGATGAGTTCAAGGAACCCCTCACCCTGGTGGCCGCGCTCAAGCGCATTGACCTCAGCTGCATCATCTTCTTTGTGGGCATTCTGCTGGCGGTCGCCGCCCTGGAGCACACCCATATCCTGGCCGCCCTGGCCACGTGGCTTGACCGGGTGGTCGGGCGCCAGGACCTCATCGTCATCCTGATCGGGCTCGCCAGTGCGGTGATCGATAACGTCCCGCTGGTGGCCGCCTCGATGGGGATGTACGATCTGGCCACCTATCCGCCTGACAGTTTCCTCTGGGGCTTTATGTCCTACTGTGCGGGCACGGGGGGCTCCATTCTCATTATCGGTTCCGCCGCCGGGGTGGCGGCCATGGGCATGGAGAAGATTCACTTCTTCTGGTATGCAAAAAAAATCGGAAGCCTGGCCGCACTCGGGTATCTGGCCGGGATTGCCGTTTATCTGCTGCAATACCACCTTCTCCATTAG
- a CDS encoding 1-phosphofructokinase family hexose kinase, with protein MFVTLTLNPAVDQALQVAGELALNHLHLIEAETNSPGGKGVNVAKVLAANRRPVAAAGLLGEDQLGFYQKALIAAGITCCFLPLPHPTRINLMFSDGQGHEMKFNRPGFPDLAFDEAALLAYARSLATPGNVIIMSGSLPVQFPPTTYALLIRLFRSAGCPTVIDTSGPALAAALTETPDVIKPNRQELESVLGKSLETEAAMHAALRRLMSRHEVIIVSDGARGAWFADRTRIWFAAAPAVACVDTTGAGDSLLGQFCADYFPARQLTPELMARAVAAGAAAVERHGTPVIPPARIHELAQQVHPTLSVTDNPPPHPSL; from the coding sequence ATGTTCGTAACACTGACACTTAATCCGGCGGTGGATCAGGCGCTCCAGGTCGCCGGTGAGTTGGCGCTGAACCACCTGCATCTCATAGAGGCGGAAACCAATAGCCCCGGCGGGAAGGGCGTCAATGTCGCCAAGGTGCTCGCCGCCAACAGACGGCCGGTGGCCGCCGCCGGCCTGTTGGGCGAGGACCAGCTCGGGTTCTATCAGAAAGCCCTCATCGCCGCCGGCATCACCTGTTGCTTCCTCCCCCTGCCCCACCCGACCCGGATCAACCTCATGTTCTCCGACGGACAAGGGCATGAAATGAAATTCAACCGCCCGGGCTTCCCGGATCTCGCCTTCGATGAAGCCGCCCTGCTTGCCTACGCCCGCTCCCTGGCAACTCCAGGCAATGTCATCATCATGAGCGGCTCGTTGCCCGTGCAATTCCCGCCAACCACCTATGCCCTCCTGATCCGCCTGTTCCGATCCGCCGGTTGCCCCACCGTCATCGACACCTCCGGCCCGGCGCTCGCCGCCGCTCTGACCGAAACGCCCGACGTGATCAAGCCCAACCGTCAGGAACTGGAGTCCGTTCTCGGCAAATCGCTGGAGACTGAGGCCGCGATGCACGCGGCCTTACGCCGGCTCATGAGCCGCCATGAAGTGATCATCGTCTCCGATGGTGCGCGCGGCGCCTGGTTCGCGGACCGGACCCGGATCTGGTTTGCCGCCGCACCGGCCGTCGCCTGCGTCGACACCACCGGCGCAGGGGATTCCCTCCTGGGCCAATTCTGCGCCGACTATTTTCCCGCCCGTCAGCTCACCCCCGAGCTCATGGCGCGCGCCGTGGCCGCCGGAGCCGCCGCCGTGGAGCGCCACGGCACCCCGGTCATCCCCCCGGCCCGCATCCACGAACTGGCCCAACAGGTCCACCCCACCCTATCCGTCACCGATAACCCGCCCCCTCACCCCTCCCTATGA